The genomic region GACCGAATGATCGAGGCGCTGGCAAATAGACGCCAGGGGGGACCAGCAGACCCTGGCGACGAACAGCAACCAGATTCGAACAACGATCACGATCGTCCTCAATGGAACGGTGCGCCCGCTCGGCCTAATAATGCTGCCCAGGCAGGGGCCGTCGCtggtcctgctgctgctgctgctgctggaggaggagGCCCTCGTAACGCACCGggcgtgcagcagcagcaacggttTGGTTCGGCGGCAGGTAACTGGCACCGTACCGAGGAAGGTTTCAAGTTCCACCGGCGCCAGTACGTTCGTCCGATGAGTCACTCAAGTATGGTGAATCTGAAGCAGCGCGTGTATGCCGCCGGGCTGCAGGAGCAGGAAGTGTACCGGCGGGAAATGTGTCGCCGACCGGTCATGATCAACACTGCCAACAACGGAGGAATTGGTGGAAGACAATCGCTGAGCGGTGCAAACAGAAGGGCCGGTGGTGGGGCACGTGCGGGAGGCGGTAGTAGAACTGTAAGACGTGCcaacggtggcggtggtggtggaggtggtggtggaggcggcggcggtggtgccgGTGGCGGTGAAGTTGCAGCAGCGAATGCAGCAGGTCGGCCGCCTCCAGCGTACCGCACTCGGGCTGTACGGGAGCACGAACCAGCGCATGATGCGGAAGACGATCCCGCCGAGGACGaccacaacgacgacgattcGTCATCGTCCGAGTCGAGCAACAGCGACTATTCCACTGCCATCGAGGAGAAGCTCGACCTGTCCGGAAGCAGCTCGAGCGACACGCAAAGCTCGGACTACTCGGACTGGGTTTCGCACGAGCCGGGACGAAACCTGGAGCCACCGAAGCGATCGAAGCGAAAGCACGTGCAGCGGCGCGCATACTCTCCACCCGATCCGGACCAACCCGGTCCGAGTAATGCGGCCCAGCCGGGAACTAGCGGTCTGAATGGCACCGGAGCAGCCAGCAGTAGTAGACGCCGGTCGACGAAGGTACGCAAGATTCCGCTGACGCGCGATGGCGAAATACCGGAGCAGTTCCGACCACCCGAGTGGCTCTCGGAGGTCATCCCCCGGAAGGCCCCGTACTACCCGCAGATGGGCGACGAGGTGGTATACTTCCGGCAGGGCCACCAGCGCTACCTGGAGGCGGTGCGGGCCAAGTCCGTGTACAATCTCGGCAACCGGTGCGAACCGTGGGCCACGATGGAGATCGAAGCGCACGAGCGGTGCAAGGTGATCGGCATCAAGTACGAGATCCGGCCGCCCCGCCTGTGCTGTCTCAAGCTGGCCATCATCAGTGAGGAGGGCGAGCTGACGGGGCGCTCGTTTGCCATCAAGTACCACGACATGCCGGACGTGCTGGACTTCCTGGTGCTGAAGCAAACGTTCGACACGTCGGTCGGGCGCAACTGGGGCCCGGGCGATCGCTTCCGGTGCATGATCGAGGACGTGTGGTGGACGGGTCAGATCGAATCTCACAACCAGCTGTCGGCCGACTTCCCCGACTCGCTGTTCATGTGCTTTCGCGTGCGCTGGGACAACGGCGAGTACGAGCTGATGAGTCCGTGGGATCTCGAGCCGATCGACGAAGCGCGCCAGCCGGACGAGGTGGGCGGTGCCTTTCCGGTGCTGCCCGAGGAGCTGCAGGCCACGCTCTATCAGCCGAAACCGGAGGAGTGGCCGCGGGGCGATCGGGACGCTTCCTGCCGGCGCATCATCGCCGGACTGGAGCAGGTGATGGGACTCGCCATCGCCGACCTCTTTCTGGCCCCGGTCGACCTGAACATCTACCCGGAGTACGCCTTCGTCGTGGAGTATCCGATCGATCTGAACACCATCAAGTCGCGGTTCGAGAACCACTTCTACCGGCGCATCACCTCCGCACAGTTTGACGTACGTTACCTCGCTACGAATGCGGAAAAGTTCAACGTCTCGCACAGTACGATCGTACGGAATGCACGCATCATTACCGACCTGTGCTTGCGTATTTTGAGGTTGGTACACATTGGACGAAATATTAGACGTTGATGTCTTTTAACAAACGGTTCTCAACTGCATCTTCCCTTTTCCAGTGATCTCAATGAAATCGACGTACCGGCAGTTTACCATCAGCTGGTCGACACTTACCTTTCGTCGGACTCGGAAACCGAACGGCACCGACCAGGAGGCCCATCGACCAGTGGAACcgctggagctggagctggCCCATCCGGGAGCGGTACTTCCAGCGGCCGACGTCCACCAGCCGGTTCGCGAAGGTAATATAACACCGACTAATACCACAAAACGACGATCTTTTTAAtttactctctctctttcttttctacaGATCTCGTCGGTTAGTGCCGGAAGGCGATTGGCGTGTGGACTGCCGAGAGTTGCTGGAGATGATCTGGCAGTGCGACGATTCGGAACCGTTCCGGGAACCGGTCGATACGATCGAGCATCCGGACTACCTGCAGATCATTGACGCACCGATGGACCTGCGTACGATCAAGGAGGATCTGCTCGGTGGCAACTACGAGTCACCGTACGACTTCTGCAAGGACATGAAGCTCATTTTCCAGAACTCGCGCAGCTACAACACAAACAAGCGATCGAGGGTAAGAAAAGGGTCTAATCTCGACAAGAGTTTTGAGTTTAGGGCACAGAATTACCCCTTCTTTAAACCGTAATGTTCATGATTCTAGATATACTCGATGACCCTCCGGCTAAGCACTCTTTTCGAGGCACACATTAAACCTATCATCTACAACTGGAAGCTGGCCCGAAGGCGAGGAAAGGCAAGCAGCAGACGAAGTGGAACCAATGGCCTGGTCGCATCTGCCGGCAGCAACGGAATGGCTTCGTCTGCGTCCAAACGACGGCGTGACGATCATCGGcgtgacggtggtggtggtggtcccgGTCCGAGCAGCAGTCGACGGGCGGCGGCCGCGTTGAACAGTAGCTCCAGCAGTGGAATGAACACAAGCCGTCAggtcgacgatgatgatgacgatgatgaagacgacgacgaggatgaGGACGAACGGCGGCCGGCCAACAGTCGGACGGCGGGAAGCTCCAAGCGCACCCGCAACGGTGGCATGGGGTCGACGCCGGTCCGGCGCGGTGGCCAATCGAACGGtgtatcgtcgtcgtcgtcaagcCACCGAGACAACAACAATGTGATAGACCCGCTGGCCATACCGGGTCCGAGTAGTAGCCGCAGTAGTCGCggtgctgcagcagcagccgccgccgccggatcCGGTggaaacggtggtggtggtggtggtggcagtgGGACGCCACGGATGCTTACACGCCGCGGCCGTCGCTCGCAGGATGAGGAGGACgaagaggacgaggaggaagaggaagcgTCAGCAGCGAGCAGCGGTAGTTCGAGCGACGACAACTCAACGACCGACGATTCCGAcagcgacgacgatgatgacgacgacgatgacgacagcACCGGGGTGCCGGTGTCGCACCGGGCGGACTACGATTCGGGGGAAATGTACGATCCATACAAGCGCCGCAGCAGCAAGGCACGGccgaagcagaagaagaagaaaaaggtcCGCCGAAAATCGCACGCCGTCAGCTCGACGACGAAGCGGAAGCGGCGCCCAGGAGTGGTCGGCGATTCGCCCGCGactgcggcggcggcggccagtGGTAGTAGCTCGCGACGAGCGGCGCCACCATCGGTACGTTCCGTGCGGCAGGATCTGTTCGGCATCGCCCCAGGGCCATCGACACAAGGTGGCGAGCATAGCAGTTCCGCGATCGCGGGAAGCTCACGATCGTTGcgcaacggtggtggtggcggtggtggtacgTCGGTGGTGGGTGATAGTAAGCCAAAGACAGCGGCTGGGAGTAAGCGACCGCGAagaagtgtacggaatcggaTGGATACGAgcaacgacgaagacgacgacgacgctgaTGATGACGCTGAGGGAGATGCTGACCGCGATGTGAATGGAACGGATGGGGAAGAGGAGGATGAGGATGAGCGGAGGCAGTATCGTGGACCACCGGCGAAACGCAACCGTGGTCGGTACGAATCGGATCACAGCTACCACAAGGAGCGCCCGAAAACGGCTCGCATCGTCTCCGACACGGACGCTGAAGAGGACGAACCGCCTCGCTCGACCCGTGGCAGTGTGAAGAAGGCGCAGGCGGAGTGGGGCAAGAGTGAGGACAGTCTCGAGGAGCcaaacaacaacgacgacgatgacgacgacgacgatgatgatgaggatgatgaaaGTGGTCGAGGAGCAACGGCGCCGGACGCGAACGGTGGACCTAGTACGCGTCAAACGGCCGCATCTTCATCGTCCGCCGCCAATAATAACTCTTCGGCTTCACCTGCACCGCGTCGAATGCGCGTCCGAAAGCTGGTGTCCGATCTCGAGCAGAGTCCGGAGGAAACGAGCAACATTAGCAAACGTGGCTCAACACAACGCGCTCAGCGAGCAGTTGCGGCACGGAATCGTACAACCGCGACGACAGCAgccagcagcagtagcacaTCTGCGGCCCGTAACAATTGGTACGCCAGTGAAAGTGACAATGAGGAATCGACCGCCACCCAACCGCCGGTGGTGGCTTCGACAAGCAGTAGCTACTTATCGTCACGCTCCTCAACGCGACGTTCGGTTGTGGAAACAACATCGACGAATGGTGCCGGTGGTCCGTCGACGGTGGTGGTACGTAAAACCGTGACCAGCACAACGACGGTGGCAAGTTCTTCGTCCAGTGGGCGAAGGATGCTTCGGGGCGACATCAACGTAGCGGCGGTGACCGCCGCTTCAAGCAGTACGCCTCCTCCGCACACGGTCGACCATAACTACGGTGAGCCGGgtccatcgtcgtcgtccacCTCGTCAGCCGCTGTGTTGGTCGTACCAGGTACCGGTGGGACgacatcctcctcctcctccacggTTGCCCCCGCTGCCCTTGGAAGGACCCGAAACCGCAGCACGATGCTATCGCGCCACCAACGTAACGCGGACGAGCTCGATCAAGGTGTGCCGTTGGCAGCGGTCCCCGAATTAAACgacgaacagcagcagcacggtcGACGCGTCAACGAGCGTCGTGTTGCTGCCGTcgaagatgaagatgatggcAGCGAGGACGATGATCTCCCACTGCGCGCCCGAACTACTTCGTCCCGTGCTGCCGTGGGAGGTCCATCGGCAAGACAACTGCGCTCCCGTACCGGTGGCACCAAGCGGAAGGCGCGCCTCTCTTCGTCCCACGATGAAGATGAGGCCGACGATGATCGGGGGGAAGATGTTGAGCagcaggaggaagaggaggaggaagaagaagcgcCGATGGCGGATGCCGACAGTGATTCCGACGATGACGACACACCGCTCGGTCACATGATGGCGGGCAgctcctccaccacctccacgtCGAGAACGCGCACCGGAAGCCGCGCGCAAACGGCGGCAGCGACGGGGGCGGTAAGAGGAACTCCGAAAAAATCCGGTGACACTGCGCCGCCACCAGGATCGTCTTCGTCGTTCGGCACAAGACGTTCGTCGGCATCGTCCGCGTTGGCCAACACGGCGCATCGGACGCGGCGGAAAGAACGTTACACATCGGACGAGGATTATGAGGTGAGTTGGTACGGTGGAATTGTGTTTCATCCTTTCGGCCAAGATCGGTTCGGTTAATAGTTTACACATTGTTTAAAAACACACTTGGATTATGTGACAGATTTTAGCTACAAATAAGTGCTTCTCGGTGCGAAATATTGTGTCAACGAGGGAACCTGTTGCTCACTGTGATATGGTAATGGACGAAATTACGTCCGATGGTGGGTCCGAACCTTCTACTAGGATATGCGCTGAACCTCAATTGCTTACTCATTAGATGAAATATAAGGCAACGGAGGGGCATTTGGCCCAACATATCATTTTGTTCCAAGGACATAAATTATCAAACTGGTTTCAAATAACGACGTACCCTAACCTGATGTAGCGCATAGAAAATCACTCTACAATATCATACCAAGTTTATCAATATATGATTGATACAATGTGTTGAACGAATCTTTTTGTGCTGATAATGTGACCAAAAATGCTAATTTTACCATAGAAAGTGTGCAAATATGCCCAACTTTGCTGGCAGCTCatggaagtaaacaaaattaatttaactgtCAAAATTATTCCGGCTATTATTGCATGGTATGCTGGGATGGCTTTTTACCGAGCTTGCTTTCGAATCGGAATAAGCTCTTCTAGCAAGCGAGATCACTGTTAAAACACTATAATATTCATGTACCATGCTTTCGCGGATATCACAGCTCCTTGAACGGATGGTGTAAGGCAGCATATCtaatttatcttttctttaCCATTTCAGGTTCCCGGTACGTCGAGTGGAAGGTCAACGCGCAAGTTAAAGCGACCCCGGTACAACGAGGAATCCgaagacgacgatgatgatgaagacgtCGATAGTCGTCGGCGCCGTGAGCGAGGCTCGAACAACCATCGAACGCCGCTACGCCACAATGCCGCCCGCCACCAGCCCTCACGCCGCTACAATCAGGCGGAGgaagatgacgacgacgacgaggaaggGGACGACGATATTGCGCGCGTGCTCGCGAATATGCGGCAACGTTCGCGTCGCGCGGTGGGCGCGTCCACCGACCACGGTAGTACCAATAGTAATAGTAGCCTTAGTCAAAGGGTTGTGGTGGGTtcgcaccaccatcagcacccTGCTGATGCAAGCACACAGCAaccgcaacagcaacaacatcatcatcatcaacctcCGTATCATCCTTCTCGCCATCAGTCGGCAGCCAGCGGCagcaatcatcatcatcatcatcggcacgGTACCACCGACGAAACTGAGGTCAACCACACCGACGATGGGGGCGGTAGCAGTCTCCGAGCGCATCGGTCGAATGGTCGTCTGCAGCGGACACACAGTAGCAACTACTTGGTGGAGGAAAGCGGTGGTGGTAGTGTGGAAGTGGCGGGTCCATCATCGGCGCGGTCCTCGAGAACGCGTGATCtccggcagcagcaacaacaacagcaacccgacgacgatgatgatgaagatgacgaGGAGGGCCACGAAGATGAAGCCGCATTGACCAGCGTAAGCAGCCGAGGTCGTGTGCGCCGCATGAATCCGCACGTACGCCGGATATTCCGTGAATAGTACAACGCCCCGGAAGCCTGCCGTTTCGTCGTCGAGGAAAGCGAAAACGAAGACGATGACGTGGGCGGGCAGGAGGAGGAAGACAGTGATTTATCCACATgtctcagcagcagcagcacggacAACGACGATGCAAGCCGATCACTGTACTACCCACCGGCGAGGAACGAAACCAACAACGGGTTGGGGGAAGAGCGGACCTTGGAGGAGGAAGATGAGCTGGTGGTGCTACAGGAAGCCAACAGCACGGCAAGCAGCCTCGACGTCCAGGTGGATGACATCATCTACGACATCGAGGACGTGATGATGCTTTCGGTGGCCCCTCCGGTGGCCACCAACCGGGACCGAGTCGAGGGGGAAGGAGGAGCGGATCTGGAAATCATTCTCGGAACTTAGTAAACCCGCACAAAACATTCGGGGgcaaagtgaagaaaacatcGAGAATcgcggaaaacaaataaaactacatttttGTAAGACTGATTACTAAAAACAAATGCTGCGCCAGCTGAGTTTGTGGACGAACCTCTGTGCGTGTGcgaacacacataaacacatacGCCGTGTGGGTCGTCGTTCCAGGGGGAAGGAATCGTCAAGAGAAATTGCGAACCGGAAAACCAAACACTTTTACAGAAGACACGTAAGATACCCTTTCACCGTCGCGTCGCCAGGCGGGGAATGGGCTTACAGCGTATTTTTCCATCGGTCAGCTCGAGGAAAGACCATtgtataaatgtaaagcagaAATAAGCAGAGCGTACCCTCTGCATAACGGATAATGTGTGCGAAAAGTAGCGCTGGTGGTGGACGCTGGACGGTGGTGTGGCCATCACGAGCGTATCGACGGCACTCCTTATACCCCCTCCCCTTCATTAGCAGATAGGAATTTAGATTCGTAAGGAACAGCTTGTCGCATATTATGATAAACAATTAGCAACCGATTTGACTATGCGTATAAGTGGTACAGTAAATAAAATTAGAtttgaaaactaaattaacTATAACAAGATAGCacggtgtgttgtgttttgggGGAGGATTTAATATTGAGAAACAGTTTGACGACGGCCGCAGGATTCACGTTGGTTCTAACGCCCTGAGCGGGCAGCTCACTACGcctattgttttgcttgtgtttGAGATCCTTATCAAACTTGTTGTACTCgtatatttgttttctaacAACTAGGtataacggcccggttacacgggcccatGTTGATGAAAGGGGAATTTGCATTAGAATCTACTAAAGTTGTGGTAAAGCCTCAGTCCAGTTAAAAGATTGAACCTGTATCAAACTGAGAGAGGCAAAATCCAAATCCCGGTATGAGAAAGATAATCTGCAGGCCATTGCATATTTAAAAACCGTGtctaattttgtttgaaaaaaaatgtatgtacagtattttcaaggaaaaatatgCTCAACTTTAAAATCACGTGAGAATGATGATTTTCTGAATCCCGTTGTTAACAAAATGGTACTTACCAAACCATAGGTACTTAATGGTTGTCCCACTGTCCCATAACAAaccaaatcaatttaaaaatatatttgcttCAAAGTGTCTACTCAATACCTTcattctttcgttcgttcgtgtgaAGTTCTAGGCCACTGTGAACGCCTGTTCAATTGATCGCGATTAAAAATTCCACTTCTGTCATATGTACTtgtttttaagtatttttctacttttttgtgACATTTCGAACTTGTTTAAACCTTTCGAAGAATTGTTCGTGCATTACCAGTATTAGAAAAGATACAGCAAAGTGATTCAATTGAGCTTGCCCGTGCATGTTGAACACGGATTTGATGCACATTTTTTGGAACCatgttgaaagattcatccGGTATTTCCTTTATATATCTGATCAATCGAACGCATAATGCCCGGAAACGGCGTCattattcttttcattttacaaaatttagaaacattttgaaaaaccagttttccatttctccAATCGAGCACGTTTCCCCAGGTCAACTGTGGTTGCTATAGCGATCCTTTCATTTTCCCCAAGCAAACTGATTGCTATGGcgatcaatgcaatgcaatgggatgagcgtttagagaatttccatacaaagatGTGGTTTTGCATCGATTTTAGTGCGTCACTTTATCCAAGTAGGAGCAGCGTTAGGATTTGCAGCGTGACGttaaggattttttataataagattTCACAACgtaaaaacgatgaaaaaagagggaacaaaaaacaaaaaagctttTCTCCCCGACGGGGAATCGAACCCCGGTCTCCCGCGTGACAGGCGGGGATACTGACCACTATACTATCGAGGACTTGTTATTTCGATGCGTCAGAGCACAATATAAACTAATGGCTCGACACGGCCAGggacataaaataaatgtttaaaccaCTTTCATCATTTTGGCACTATATATTTTCCTAACATCCACTAAACGCTAATGAAGTTCTATGAATTATGCTGTCGTTTAATGCTGCATGGTTcacacataaaacaaatacacacatacacacaacgcGCGTCCTTCTTCAACCGGATGGGCTATTCGAACAGACTGCGCGCGAAGCGGAAGCAAAGTCGTGGGCTCTACGATCTCTCAGTCTACATTGCGGACCCATTGCTGGATAGCGAACGTCGATGCATGCACCTTAAACCGCACGGTCGCTGCACAGGCCGCACATTTGGCCCTTGTGTACGGTCGGGAGCAGCAGATTGACGATGCCGGTCGGTCCGTACTGTACCACGGCTCCGTTCAGCTGGTTCTCGACCACCAGCACGCCCTCCCGGTCGATGTACACCCGGAAGTCGTAGAACTCGTCGTCCGGCGGGTACTGGTACACGATGTTGCGCAGATCAATCAGCTGCTCGTCGTTGATGTTGACCGTTAGTGAGGGCGGGACGTCGCGGGTGCCGTTGCGTGTCGCTGCCACACCGGACCCGGCCGGCTCGTAGATCAGATAGTTCCCCCCGGTGTAGATCTGCACACCCTTGTGCTCGTCCAGCACGAAGACGGCCAGCTTGGGCGTTAGCGAGCAGTCGGCGGTCATGAGGAAGCTGTCGCGCACCCGGTACTCGTTCCGGGTTGCCTCCGTCAGCTGGATAATGCGGTCGTTGAATGTCGTTAGCTTATCGTGCACCAAGCTGCAGACACCTGCGGAGAAGCGTACATTGAAATGGGACGAATGCGTTACTGTACAATCGAATCGACACATCCTTTGGCTGCCAGTACTCACTGAGGAACCCATACTCGATCCTCGAGGTGTACGAGTGTTGCAGCTTCACGTTGTGGTAGAAGCGCGAAGGGAACCAAATGGCACCACCGTTGATCTGTATTTCCGTGTCGTTTGTAAACTGTGGCACGCGCACTTGCACATCGATATGGTCGGTCATATTTAGCGTGTGGACGCGCTCGGGTACGACGGCTGACACGGCATGATCAAGCCGATGAAGAAGCATATCGATCCAGGATGGAAGCTAAAATccgaagaaaataacaaatcaGCTTGCACGTTTCACACAGCCTGTTGCTGAAAACCTGTACCTTGGTGAATTTGAAATGCGCATCGAGCCCACTCACGGTCGTCAGCGGGCTGAACCGTTCCGCCCGACAATCGCCGGAGAACGGTGGCGGCGTGAGGCGCAGGATCTCCTTCGGGCAGTTCCGGTCCCCGGTGTCGAGCGCCCGGTAGATGCGCTCCACATACTCCGGCAGATGGTACGACACGTTGAACGCAATCCGAGGCTCCTTCGGGCACTGCTTGGGGACTTTCGTCTCACCGAACACCACGTCACCGGTGAGCTCGAAGGGACGCTCTAGGAACACTAGCGGGCGATAATCGGCCGAGAAGCACATCTATCAAGCGCATAAAACGACGGGGTAAGAAATGAAAGTATTGACTTAGGACATTCCATGAGTAAAGAACAGATTCCTTTGTGGGGAAACATCAGGCGCGgttgtggttttctttcgtCACAT from Anopheles coustani chromosome 3, idAnoCousDA_361_x.2, whole genome shotgun sequence harbors:
- the LOC131261189 gene encoding bromodomain and WD repeat-containing protein 3 — encoded protein: MENRSLMQENSLVPELYFLISKFLANGPLRETAKVLVQELEQLDILPRRLDWTGQEHRQSLEELERKYPHIGPQHLLEVCTRIGPLLDKELPPAVSGVLSALGAGRQSLLRTKESVSCPRQLVDYYTRLHDRPLSDVLNRNNTHNLVKVLYGRESAGPLTRRQAVPTNFYTKQTLQRRTLGHLSAVYCVLFDRTGKYIITGADDFLVKLWSAIDGRLLATFRGASAEITDIAINLDNTMLAAGSLDRILRVWDLQYGGPIAVLSGHTGMITSVNFCPSPKTDLRYLVTTSTDGSVAFWEYSTRAGKTTFCSKPTSYHEKLRPGQAQMICGSFSPGGIFLAAGSADHHVRVYLMSEDGPKRILETESHADTVDSIQWAHAGLRFISGSKDGTALVWHFESQQWKSIRLAMGDRLPTCPPPNPDDNIKLKVTMVSWDNTDNWVITAVNDHTIKVWNAHTGKLHRVLRGHTNEIYVLESNQKDSGVLLSAGHDGHLFIWDIVQGVSIASFVNRIDDHGDGGIYDAKWSPDGTMIAATDSHGHILMFGYGSGHEKLKQLPQELFFHTDYRPLIRDSALHVMDEQTQTMPHLMPPPFLVDIDGNPYPPALQRLVPGRENCPTDQLIPNISVGNEGEPQQQQQPQPPQPVQQQAQPQRVRGADGAYSNIDRMIEALANRRQGGPADPGDEQQPDSNNDHDRPQWNGAPARPNNAAQAGAVAGPAAAAAAGGGGPRNAPGVQQQQRFGSAAGNWHRTEEGFKFHRRQYVRPMSHSSMVNLKQRVYAAGLQEQEVYRREMCRRPVMINTANNGGIGGRQSLSGANRRAGGGARAGGGSRTVRRANGGGGANAAGRPPPAYRTRAVREHEPAHDAEDDPAEDDHNDDDSSSSESSNSDYSTAIEEKLDLSGSSSSDTQSSDYSDWVSHEPGRNLEPPKRSKRKHVQRRAYSPPDPDQPGPSNAAQPGTSGLNGTGAASSSRRRSTKVRKIPLTRDGEIPEQFRPPEWLSEVIPRKAPYYPQMGDEVVYFRQGHQRYLEAVRAKSVYNLGNRCEPWATMEIEAHERCKVIGIKYEIRPPRLCCLKLAIISEEGELTGRSFAIKYHDMPDVLDFLVLKQTFDTSVGRNWGPGDRFRCMIEDVWWTGQIESHNQLSADFPDSLFMCFRVRWDNGEYELMSPWDLEPIDEARQPDEVGGAFPVLPEELQATLYQPKPEEWPRGDRDASCRRIIAGLEQVMGLAIADLFLAPVDLNIYPEYAFVVEYPIDLNTIKSRFENHFYRRITSAQFDVRYLATNAEKFNVSHSTIVRNARIITDLCLRILSDLNEIDVPAVYHQLVDTYLSSDSETERHRPGGPSTSGTAGAGAGPSGSGTSSGRRPPAGSRRSRRLVPEGDWRVDCRELLEMIWQCDDSEPFREPVDTIEHPDYLQIIDAPMDLRTIKEDLLGGNYESPYDFCKDMKLIFQNSRSYNTNKRSRIYSMTLRLSTLFEAHIKPIIYNWKLARRRGKASSRRSGTNGLVASAGSNGMASSASKRRRDDHRRDGGGGGPGPSSSRRAAAALNSSSSSGMNTSRQVDDDDDDDEDDDEDEDERRPANSRTAGSSKRTRNGGMGSTPVRRGGQSNGVSSSSSSHRDNNNVIDPLAIPGPSSSRSSRGAAAAAAAAGSGGNGGGGGGGSGTPRMLTRRGRRSQDEEDEEDEEEEEASAASSGSSSDDNSTTDDSDSDDDDDDDDDDSTGVPVSHRADYDSGEMYDPYKRRSSKARPKQKKKKKVRRKSHAVSSTTKRKRRPGVVGDSPATAAAAASGSSSRRAAPPSVRSVRQDLFGIAPGPSTQGGEHSSSAIAGSSRSLRNGGGGGGGTSVVGDSKPKTAAGSKRPRRSVRNRMDTSNDEDDDDADDDAEGDADRDVNGTDGEEEDEDERRQYRGPPAKRNRGRYESDHSYHKERPKTARIVSDTDAEEDEPPRSTRGSVKKAQAEWGKSEDSLEEPNNNDDDDDDDDDDEDDESGRGATAPDANGGPSTRQTAASSSSAANNNSSASPAPRRMRVRKLVSDLEQSPEETSNISKRGSTQRAQRAVAARNRTTATTAASSSSTSAARNNWYASESDNEESTATQPPVVASTSSSYLSSRSSTRRSVVETTSTNGAGGPSTVVVRKTVTSTTTVASSSSSGRRMLRGDINVAAVTAASSSTPPPHTVDHNYGEPGPSSSSTSSAAVLVVPGTGGTTSSSSSTVAPAALGRTRNRSTMLSRHQRNADELDQGVPLAAVPELNDEQQQHGRRVNERRVAAVEDEDDGSEDDDLPLRARTTSSRAAVGGPSARQLRSRTGGTKRKARLSSSHDEDEADDDRGEDVDDSDDDDTPLGHMMAGSSSTTSTSRTRTGSRAQTAAATGAVRGTPKKSGDTAPPPGSSSSFGTRRSSASSALANTAHRTRRKERYTSDEDYEVPGTSSGRSTRKLKRPRYNEESEDDDDDEDVDSRRRRERGSNNHRTPLRHNAARHQPSRRYNQAEEDDDDDEEGDDDIARVLANMRQRSRRAVGASTDHVGSQRQQSSSSSSARYHRRN
- the LOC131258441 gene encoding bromodomain and WD repeat-containing DDB_G0285837-like; the protein is VNHTDDGGGSSLRAHRSNGRLQRTHSSNYLVEESGGGSVEVAGPSSARSSRTRDLRQQQQQQQPDDDDDEDDEEGHEDEAALTSVSSRGRVRRMNPHVRRIFRE